In one window of Haloimpatiens sp. FM7315 DNA:
- a CDS encoding peptidylprolyl isomerase — MKNPIVTIKMENGDVMKAELYPEVAPNTVRNFISLINNKFYDGICFHRVIPGFVIQAGCPEGTGVGGPGYSIKGEFSSNGFKNNLKHTDGVLSMARTMAPNSAGSQFFIMVGNTPHLDGQYAAFGKLTEGLDIAYKIAKSKRDRSDKPVEPQIMKEVTVDTFGEKYQEPDKF; from the coding sequence ATGAAAAATCCTATAGTTACAATAAAAATGGAAAATGGGGATGTAATGAAAGCTGAATTATATCCAGAAGTAGCTCCTAATACAGTTAGAAATTTTATAAGTCTAATAAACAATAAGTTCTATGATGGAATATGTTTTCACAGAGTTATTCCGGGTTTTGTAATTCAAGCAGGTTGTCCTGAGGGAACTGGTGTTGGAGGTCCTGGATATTCAATTAAAGGAGAGTTTTCTTCCAATGGATTTAAAAACAATTTGAAGCATACAGATGGTGTTTTATCAATGGCTAGAACTATGGCACCTAACTCTGCTGGAAGCCAGTTTTTCATAATGGTTGGAAATACACCTCATCTAGATGGGCAGTACGCCGCTTTTGGAAAGCTTACAGAGGGGCTTGATATAGCATATAAAATTGCTAAGTCAAAAAGAGATAGAAGTGATAAACCTGTAGAGCCTCAGATTATGAAGGAAGTTACAGTAGATACTTTTGGTGAAAAATACCAAGAACCAGATAAATTTTAA
- a CDS encoding S24 family peptidase — MSAKELSKKLGVAEKFVVEVELGRKVMNEVLIEKVSKILGENLNDLTLNYVEDKNEDKVEAMHKKFHPNEKNAMSEEWTDALSSILKPVPVYDYSLKKVLEKRKLPVFSNKIEGYNQDKVLFLFIEDDDMSGFRISKGDIAFGHKISEIENDSFCLIEYDGQRILRQIKRIDSSRVLLVSNKGSVLTKTAEVKSIKPLVKIEKVEIKL, encoded by the coding sequence ATAAGTGCAAAAGAGCTATCAAAAAAATTAGGCGTTGCTGAAAAATTTGTAGTAGAAGTAGAACTTGGAAGAAAAGTTATGAATGAAGTTTTAATTGAGAAAGTTTCTAAGATACTTGGAGAAAATCTAAATGATTTGACTTTAAATTACGTTGAAGACAAAAATGAGGATAAAGTTGAAGCTATGCATAAAAAGTTTCATCCAAATGAAAAAAATGCAATGTCAGAGGAGTGGACAGATGCTCTTTCTTCAATTCTTAAACCTGTACCTGTTTATGACTACAGTTTAAAGAAGGTTTTAGAAAAGAGAAAATTACCTGTGTTTTCTAATAAAATAGAAGGTTACAATCAAGATAAGGTTTTGTTCTTATTCATTGAAGATGATGATATGAGTGGATTTAGAATATCAAAGGGAGACATAGCTTTCGGACATAAGATAAGTGAAATTGAAAATGATTCTTTTTGCTTAATAGAATATGATGGTCAACGAATTTTAAGACAAATTAAGAGAATAGATAGTAGTAGAGTTCTTTTAGTAAGTAATAAAGGAAGTGTTTTGACTAAAACCGCTGAGGTTAAAAGCATAAAACCTTTAGTTAAAATAGAAAAAGTAGAGATAAAACTTTAG
- a CDS encoding heme NO-binding domain-containing protein translates to MVATWLKTCRKLYNDEVVDKSMSSIGWDKNRIFSPIEKVDDGDIKKVIKK, encoded by the coding sequence GTGGTTGCTACATGGTTAAAAACCTGTAGGAAGCTTTACAATGATGAAGTTGTGGACAAGTCTATGAGTTCAATAGGTTGGGACAAAAATAGAATATTTTCACCTATAGAAAAAGTAGATGATGGTGATATTAAAAAGGTTATTAAAAAGTAG
- a CDS encoding DUF1667 domain-containing protein, which yields MYCKKLTCIGCPMGCEIEVKLEDEKVIEIKGNNCNIGSSYAKKECTHPSRIVTSSLRVTNGESKMVSVKTEKDVPKEKVFECIKALKSIKIEAPLHIGDVVIEDVAKTGVKVVVTKNVEAKGKN from the coding sequence ATATATTGTAAAAAATTAACCTGCATTGGCTGCCCTATGGGCTGTGAAATAGAAGTTAAACTTGAAGATGAAAAGGTAATAGAGATAAAAGGAAATAATTGCAATATAGGGAGCTCTTATGCTAAAAAAGAGTGTACACATCCAAGCAGAATTGTAACTTCTTCTTTAAGGGTAACAAATGGAGAATCAAAGATGGTTTCTGTGAAGACAGAAAAAGATGTGCCAAAGGAAAAGGTTTTTGAATGTATTAAGGCTTTAAAAAGCATTAAAATAGAGGCACCACTTCATATAGGTGACGTGGTAATTGAAGATGTTGCAAAAACAGGAGTAAAGGTAGTTGTAACTAAAAATGTAGAGGCTAAGGGGAAGAATTAA
- the glpK gene encoding glycerol kinase GlpK, producing the protein MDKLIMALDQGTTSSRCILFNKQGEIVSMAQKEYKQIYPKSGWVEQDPMEIWATQFSVATEAMFKINMSSRNINSIGITNQRETTVIWDKKTGMPIYNAIVWQCRRTASMCEELIAKGLVDMIREKTGLILDAYFSATKIKWILDNVKGAREKADKGDLLFGNIDTWLIWNLTKGKVHVTDYSNASRTMLFNIHELKWDEDILKMLDIPKSILPEVKPSSYIYGYTREELFGVPIAISGDAGDQEAALFGQRCCEEGMAKNTYGTGCFMLMNTGEKAVKSEKGLLTTIAWGIDGKIEYALEGSVFIAGASIQWLRDEMRMLKNAADSEEYARKVEDTGGVYMVPAFVGLGAPYWDPYARGTIVGITRATKKEHFIRATLESLAYQTYDILKVMEEESGIHLKALKVDGGASANDFLMQFQSDILDVEVQRPRVIETTALGAAYLSGLATGYWKDKEDIASNYKVSKIFTSTMKDKKREDLIKGWHDAVDRSKSWAKDR; encoded by the coding sequence ATGGACAAGCTTATAATGGCACTTGATCAAGGAACAACAAGTTCAAGGTGTATTCTTTTTAACAAACAAGGCGAGATTGTAAGTATGGCACAAAAAGAGTATAAGCAGATATATCCAAAGTCAGGCTGGGTAGAACAAGATCCAATGGAGATTTGGGCTACACAGTTTAGTGTTGCAACGGAGGCTATGTTTAAGATAAATATGTCTTCTCGTAACATAAATTCTATAGGAATAACTAATCAAAGAGAAACTACAGTGATTTGGGATAAGAAAACAGGAATGCCTATTTACAATGCCATTGTTTGGCAGTGTAGAAGGACAGCTTCTATGTGTGAAGAACTTATTGCAAAAGGGTTAGTAGATATGATAAGAGAAAAAACAGGATTAATACTGGATGCATATTTTTCTGCAACTAAGATAAAATGGATATTAGATAATGTAAAGGGAGCTAGGGAGAAGGCTGATAAGGGAGATTTACTTTTTGGCAATATCGACACTTGGCTTATTTGGAATTTAACTAAGGGTAAAGTTCATGTTACAGATTACTCAAATGCGTCAAGAACAATGCTTTTTAATATACATGAATTAAAATGGGATGAAGACATTTTAAAAATGCTTGATATACCAAAGTCAATACTTCCAGAGGTAAAACCATCGAGCTATATATATGGATATACTAGGGAAGAATTGTTTGGAGTTCCTATTGCCATTTCAGGAGATGCGGGAGATCAAGAGGCAGCGTTATTTGGGCAAAGGTGCTGTGAAGAGGGTATGGCAAAAAACACTTATGGTACAGGGTGTTTTATGCTTATGAACACAGGAGAAAAAGCAGTTAAGTCTGAAAAAGGGCTACTTACAACTATAGCTTGGGGTATAGATGGAAAAATTGAGTATGCCTTAGAGGGAAGTGTATTTATAGCTGGGGCATCCATTCAGTGGCTTAGAGATGAAATGAGAATGCTAAAAAATGCTGCGGATTCTGAAGAATATGCAAGGAAAGTAGAAGATACTGGTGGAGTTTATATGGTACCAGCTTTTGTAGGACTTGGAGCACCTTACTGGGATCCTTATGCAAGGGGAACTATTGTAGGGATTACAAGAGCTACTAAAAAAGAGCATTTTATAAGGGCTACACTGGAGTCTTTGGCTTATCAGACTTATGACATTTTAAAGGTTATGGAAGAGGAATCAGGGATACACTTAAAGGCTTTAAAAGTAGATGGTGGAGCTTCAGCAAATGATTTTTTAATGCAGTTTCAATCAGATATATTAGATGTAGAGGTTCAAAGACCTAGGGTAATAGAAACGACGGCACTAGGAGCTGCATATCTTTCTGGTCTTGCAACTGGATATTGGAAGGACAAGGAGGATATTGCTAGTAATTATAAAGTGTCAAAGATTTTTACATCAACTATGAAAGATAAGAAAAGGGAAGATTTAATAAAAGGGTGGCATGATGCCGTAGATAGATCAAAATCTTGGGCTAAGGATAGATAA
- a CDS encoding PTS sugar transporter subunit IIA — MNKVNQLIDVVSKNCEIKDIYKLQYEFMNVLMDDVENFKENKISVMNDLLSSNFIKLKVNASNWKEAISEGVKVLENNKCVKRSYYDAIIENLEKGGPYMVVAKGVVLSHASPESGVLKLSMSLITLKEPVDFGDDFKEGVRIIVTLAATDKESHLKVLAQLMKLFHEKKI; from the coding sequence ATGAATAAAGTAAACCAGCTTATTGATGTAGTAAGTAAAAACTGCGAAATAAAGGATATATATAAGCTACAGTATGAATTTATGAATGTACTTATGGATGATGTTGAAAATTTCAAGGAAAATAAAATTTCAGTAATGAATGACCTTCTAAGTAGCAATTTTATAAAACTTAAGGTAAATGCATCAAATTGGAAAGAAGCTATTTCTGAAGGAGTTAAGGTGTTAGAGAATAATAAATGTGTGAAAAGAAGCTATTATGACGCCATTATAGAAAATCTTGAAAAAGGAGGACCCTATATGGTAGTAGCAAAAGGAGTAGTTCTTTCTCATGCAAGTCCTGAAAGTGGAGTCCTAAAGCTATCCATGAGTCTTATTACTTTAAAAGAACCTGTGGACTTTGGAGATGATTTTAAAGAAGGAGTTAGAATCATTGTGACTTTGGCAGCCACAGATAAGGAAAGCCATTTAAAGGTATTAGCACAGCTAATGAAATTATTTCATGAAAAAAAGATTTAA
- a CDS encoding transcription antiterminator: MHLRPAVYRVKFNLQLQNPIFEEILNEYKDLFSNTKYVVRHLEKYIGSNVSDEEVSYITLHFGAALENAKSKIEVLPKVILVCGTGIGTAKMLETQLKKRFNVDIQNTVSSRAIHCIEKDSYDYIISTIDIPELNSKQYIKVNALLLKEIMKSLKSISI; the protein is encoded by the coding sequence ATGCATTTAAGGCCTGCTGTTTACAGGGTTAAATTTAACTTGCAACTTCAAAATCCTATATTTGAAGAAATATTAAACGAGTACAAAGATCTTTTTTCCAATACCAAATATGTAGTAAGGCATCTAGAAAAATACATTGGAAGTAATGTAAGTGATGAAGAGGTATCGTACATAACTTTGCATTTTGGAGCAGCTCTTGAAAATGCTAAATCTAAGATTGAAGTTTTACCAAAAGTGATTTTAGTTTGCGGAACAGGCATAGGAACAGCTAAAATGCTTGAAACACAGCTTAAAAAAAGATTTAATGTTGATATTCAAAATACAGTTTCAAGTAGGGCAATACATTGTATAGAAAAAGATAGTTATGATTATATAATAAGCACTATAGACATACCAGAGCTTAATTCAAAGCAGTATATAAAGGTAAATGCTTTACTTTTAAAAGAGATTATGAAATCCTTAAAAAGTATTTCAATATAA
- a CDS encoding S8 family peptidase, with product MGIIDTGIDYLNTEFIYEDNTSRIINIWDQTVDKPNSTGEFGFGSEYTREEINKAIEESLKGGDPYIYVDSKDTIGHGTKMAGIIGARGKNPEIVGAAPDCEFAVVKLRENKSSEESFEEKKVPVYSGPDVILAVKYLYNLKKNTKKPMVIYIPLGTNEGAHDGSSILERYIDEISKFRGIVVVTGCGNEGDSETHAEGVIEKTGGEKTIELKVDSLEKNIRIEIWCKKPDKVSLGITSPSGEVISKIPAKLKENEIVKLVYEQSVISVQYFIPEEITGDELIEVSISNVTGGIWKFRLIGDYIVSGRYDMWIPQRSLLKEGTRFLMSTPYVTITVPSTAEMIISSGFYDQNTESLVSSSGKGYTRDHRIKPDIVAGGVNAKTTEPGGGVTLVSGSSVGAAVTAGAAALLLEWGIVNGNDETMYSNKLKTYLIRGAAQREGDVYPNRNWGYGMLDLDGIFKEIRAYRTLDSEEKMYIKYPKEIYDLIK from the coding sequence GTGGGAATAATAGATACGGGAATTGATTATTTAAATACAGAGTTTATTTATGAAGACAATACTTCAAGAATAATAAACATATGGGATCAAACTGTGGATAAACCTAACTCTACGGGAGAATTTGGATTTGGAAGTGAGTATACTAGAGAAGAAATAAATAAAGCTATAGAGGAGAGCTTAAAGGGTGGAGATCCATATATATATGTAGATAGCAAGGATACTATAGGGCATGGAACTAAAATGGCTGGAATAATAGGAGCTAGAGGTAAAAATCCAGAAATTGTAGGAGCTGCACCTGACTGTGAATTTGCAGTGGTTAAGCTAAGGGAAAATAAATCTTCTGAGGAATCTTTTGAAGAGAAAAAGGTTCCGGTTTATTCAGGTCCAGATGTTATTTTGGCTGTAAAATACTTATACAATCTTAAGAAGAATACAAAAAAACCTATGGTCATATATATACCTTTAGGTACTAATGAAGGAGCTCATGATGGAAGTTCCATATTAGAGCGTTATATAGATGAGATATCAAAGTTTAGAGGTATTGTTGTGGTTACAGGATGTGGCAATGAAGGAGATTCAGAAACTCATGCAGAAGGGGTTATAGAAAAAACTGGAGGGGAGAAAACTATTGAGTTAAAGGTTGATAGTTTGGAAAAAAACATAAGGATTGAGATATGGTGTAAAAAACCAGATAAGGTATCCTTAGGCATAACTTCTCCCTCAGGTGAAGTTATAAGCAAAATTCCCGCTAAGCTCAAAGAGAATGAAATCGTAAAGCTTGTATATGAACAAAGTGTTATTTCTGTCCAGTATTTTATACCAGAGGAGATAACAGGTGATGAACTAATTGAAGTTAGCATATCAAATGTAACGGGTGGAATATGGAAGTTTAGATTAATTGGGGACTATATAGTAAGCGGAAGATATGATATGTGGATACCTCAAAGAAGTCTTTTAAAAGAAGGAACTAGATTTTTAATGTCAACACCATATGTTACTATAACAGTTCCTTCAACCGCTGAGATGATAATATCTAGTGGATTTTATGATCAAAATACAGAGTCTTTAGTAAGTAGTTCGGGAAAAGGCTATACAAGAGACCATAGAATAAAGCCAGATATAGTAGCAGGAGGAGTTAATGCAAAAACTACTGAACCTGGAGGGGGAGTAACCCTGGTAAGTGGTAGCAGTGTAGGGGCAGCCGTTACAGCAGGAGCAGCAGCTTTGTTACTTGAATGGGGAATTGTTAATGGAAATGATGAGACTATGTACTCAAATAAGCTAAAAACTTATCTAATAAGGGGAGCGGCGCAAAGAGAAGGGGATGTTTATCCAAACCGAAATTGGGGTTATGGAATGTTAGATTTAGATGGAATTTTCAAAGAAATAAGAGCTTATAGAACTTTAGATAGTGAAGAAAAAATGTATATAAAATATCCTAAAGAAATATATGACTTAATTAAATAA
- a CDS encoding DUF3783 domain-containing protein: MVTLNNDSFILAYGFNDEETAFLTSLVGESSLKIIEKSMANTKIKDIIEGIYLPVYDKNMPEDKVILFNNVEDKKVDLLVKDIRTNEAIKCILAVVTPTSSEWTLKKLLKELLREREWFKNNSNKRA; this comes from the coding sequence ATGGTAACATTAAATAATGATTCTTTTATTTTAGCATATGGTTTTAATGATGAAGAGACTGCGTTTTTAACTTCTTTAGTAGGGGAAAGTTCTTTAAAGATTATTGAGAAATCTATGGCAAACACGAAAATAAAAGATATAATAGAAGGCATTTATTTACCAGTATATGATAAAAATATGCCTGAGGATAAAGTAATACTGTTCAATAATGTAGAGGACAAAAAAGTGGATTTACTTGTAAAAGATATTAGAACTAATGAAGCTATAAAATGCATTTTGGCAGTAGTTACTCCTACTTCTTCAGAATGGACCTTAAAAAAGCTTTTAAAAGAACTTTTAAGAGAGAGAGAATGGTTTAAAAATAATTCTAATAAGAGGGCATAA
- a CDS encoding S8 family peptidase: protein MASAGGNIDKRYYGAAYESSIAMVKMTEEGRINYAKSTQLMRGIKFLLEKGKEVKMPLVINLSFSTNDGAHNGSSLLEKYISTICSLERISFIVASGNEGDRAHHVGGVLKDKQNISINIEKYEKTVVLQLYKRFLDDVNFKIKNPQGKSTDIISIYPGYYEGVIGADKYYIYSSGSKPFDINGEIIISFVASGEFLVSGVWEIEIYSGGKTEGLYDIWMPTAESLNPNTKFLKPNPFNTLGIPATVENVISVGSYNYILNSISSFSGRGRLGGSKPDIVAPGEGIISSIPMGGVDSLSGTSMAAPHVAGAAALLMEWGIVKGNDAYMYGDRLKYFLLKGARRDRTDVLYPGPIFGYGELCLRGGMDLAAQNRYLRQDKKAYIVEYDGVLLDAFDNVNYAYPLILDERYAVVYVDRDKADEFF, encoded by the coding sequence ATTGCTTCAGCTGGTGGAAACATAGATAAAAGATACTATGGGGCTGCATACGAGTCTTCTATTGCCATGGTAAAAATGACAGAAGAGGGAAGAATTAATTATGCTAAAAGTACACAGCTAATGAGAGGAATAAAATTTTTGCTTGAAAAAGGAAAAGAAGTAAAGATGCCTCTTGTGATTAATTTAAGCTTTAGTACTAATGATGGGGCACATAATGGCAGTAGTCTTTTAGAAAAGTACATTTCAACTATATGTAGTCTAGAGAGAATAAGTTTTATAGTAGCTTCTGGTAACGAAGGAGATAGAGCGCATCATGTAGGCGGAGTATTAAAAGATAAACAAAATATATCAATAAACATTGAAAAATACGAAAAAACTGTAGTTTTGCAGTTATATAAAAGATTTCTTGATGATGTGAATTTTAAAATCAAAAATCCACAGGGAAAATCCACAGACATAATTTCTATATATCCTGGATATTATGAGGGAGTAATAGGGGCAGATAAATATTATATCTACAGTAGTGGATCAAAGCCTTTTGACATAAATGGGGAAATTATAATAAGTTTTGTAGCTTCAGGTGAGTTTTTAGTTTCAGGGGTTTGGGAAATAGAAATATATAGTGGTGGAAAAACTGAAGGACTTTATGACATTTGGATGCCAACTGCAGAGAGCTTAAATCCTAATACGAAGTTTTTAAAACCTAATCCTTTTAATACTTTAGGAATACCTGCAACAGTTGAAAATGTAATATCAGTTGGAAGTTATAACTATATTTTAAATAGTATTTCTAGTTTTTCAGGAAGAGGCAGATTAGGTGGAAGTAAGCCAGATATTGTGGCTCCGGGAGAGGGCATTATATCTTCAATACCTATGGGAGGAGTTGATAGTTTATCAGGAACATCTATGGCAGCCCCTCATGTTGCAGGTGCTGCTGCACTTTTAATGGAATGGGGCATAGTAAAGGGAAATGATGCATATATGTACGGTGATAGACTAAAATATTTTTTACTTAAAGGAGCTAGAAGAGACAGAACTGATGTGCTATATCCAGGTCCTATTTTTGGATATGGTGAATTATGTTTGAGAGGTGGGATGGATTTGGCTGCTCAGAATAGGTATTTAAGACAGGACAAGAAGGCTTATATTGTTGAATATGATGGCGTTTTATTAGATGCTTTTGATAATGTAAATTACGCCTATCCTTTAATATTAGACGAAAGATATGCAGTTGTATATGTGGATAGAGACAAGGCGGATGAATTTTTTTAA
- a CDS encoding phosphatase PAP2 family protein, with amino-acid sequence MGLNVGMLLCYLIYYLFPTFVPRPSVIGSDIFSNMVRFIYEADNPYNCFPSIHVLNSLLVALYVNRSIKLNNTIKLISSICSLTIILSTMVLKQHYILDVMASTTLAYFLYFVIGKLSVNLK; translated from the coding sequence ATAGGGCTAAATGTAGGAATGCTTTTATGTTATCTAATATATTATTTGTTTCCGACTTTTGTTCCAAGGCCAAGTGTCATAGGTTCTGATATTTTCAGCAATATGGTGAGATTTATATATGAAGCTGATAATCCGTATAATTGCTTCCCTAGTATTCATGTTTTGAATTCCTTACTTGTTGCACTTTACGTAAATAGGTCTATAAAACTCAATAATACAATTAAGTTGATTTCAAGTATATGTTCTTTAACAATTATATTATCAACTATGGTTTTAAAACAGCATTATATATTAGACGTAATGGCTTCAACTACCTTAGCATATTTCTTATATTTTGTAATAGGAAAGTTAAGTGTTAATTTAAAGTAA
- a CDS encoding PTS sugar transporter subunit IIA: MDICIDEDLIFVDMEFKSDKEALEFLCGKLKKKGYVKDTYKKAVLDREKEYPTGINFIDYGVAIPHASAEHVNKSTLAVATLKTPTEFTNIENIEEKVEINFICMIALADKSKQATFLSELMGTLSDKEKILEMVKNGNKNLVKDVLNNLTK, from the coding sequence ATGGATATTTGCATAGATGAAGATTTGATTTTTGTAGATATGGAATTTAAAAGTGATAAAGAAGCTTTAGAGTTTTTATGTGGTAAGTTAAAGAAAAAAGGATATGTAAAGGATACATATAAAAAAGCGGTTTTAGATAGAGAAAAGGAATATCCAACAGGCATAAATTTTATTGATTATGGAGTTGCTATACCTCATGCCAGTGCTGAGCACGTAAATAAATCTACTTTAGCAGTTGCAACTTTAAAAACTCCTACTGAGTTTACAAATATAGAAAACATAGAAGAAAAGGTAGAGATTAATTTTATATGTATGATAGCATTAGCAGATAAAAGCAAGCAGGCTACTTTTCTTTCTGAACTTATGGGTACTTTATCTGATAAAGAAAAAATATTAGAAATGGTTAAAAATGGAAACAAGAATCTAGTTAAGGATGTTTTAAATAATCTAACTAAATAA
- a CDS encoding PTS galactitol transporter subunit IIC, producing MSVLNFIVDLGASVMMPIIFTIFAFALGVKFGKALKAGLLVGIGFIGLNLVIGLLTDNLGPAAQQMVKNFGLNLHVIDVGWPAAAAIAFGSKVGALMIPIGLIVNIVMLITKTTQTVNIDIWNYWHFAFTGAMVSVLTGSTLWGIFAAVINMIVIMVIGDLTAKGVEEQLGLEGVSIPHGFSASFVPIAIVINKILDFIPGINKIEINAESLQKKFGVFGEPVFLGTMIGALLGIIAKYNVKGILTLAVTMGAVLELIPKMASILMEGLMPVSEATQKLIETKFKNRGKLYIGLDSAVSIGHPTTLVVSLILVPVTLLLSVIIPGNSFLPFASLAGLPFMFVLIVPVTKGNVFRTFIVGLVIIICGLLIGSNLAPLFTEAAKLVKFGMPKGSTGSTLISSIDYASSPLPWVIIQFLKYKVIGVAAIVVSTLSLMIYNRKRIVKANVEQ from the coding sequence ATGAGTGTATTAAATTTCATAGTAGACCTTGGAGCAAGCGTTATGATGCCTATTATATTTACTATTTTTGCTTTTGCCCTTGGTGTTAAATTTGGGAAAGCTTTAAAAGCTGGTTTATTAGTAGGTATAGGTTTTATAGGGTTAAACTTAGTTATAGGTCTTTTAACAGATAATTTAGGACCTGCGGCACAGCAAATGGTTAAAAATTTTGGACTTAATTTGCATGTAATAGATGTAGGCTGGCCAGCTGCAGCGGCAATTGCATTTGGTTCTAAGGTAGGGGCATTAATGATTCCAATAGGACTTATAGTAAATATAGTAATGCTTATAACAAAAACTACTCAAACAGTAAATATAGATATATGGAATTATTGGCATTTTGCTTTCACAGGAGCTATGGTGTCTGTATTAACAGGTAGCACTTTATGGGGTATATTTGCAGCAGTAATAAACATGATAGTAATAATGGTAATTGGTGACTTAACAGCTAAAGGGGTAGAAGAACAACTAGGTCTTGAGGGTGTATCTATACCTCACGGATTCTCTGCATCTTTTGTACCAATAGCAATTGTAATAAACAAAATATTAGATTTCATACCAGGTATAAACAAAATAGAAATTAATGCAGAAAGTCTTCAAAAGAAATTTGGTGTCTTTGGAGAACCAGTATTTCTTGGAACTATGATTGGTGCATTACTTGGAATAATAGCAAAATATAATGTTAAAGGAATATTAACTTTAGCAGTAACTATGGGTGCTGTATTAGAATTAATACCAAAAATGGCATCAATTCTAATGGAAGGTTTAATGCCAGTATCAGAAGCCACTCAAAAGTTAATAGAAACAAAGTTTAAAAATAGGGGTAAATTGTACATAGGTCTAGATTCAGCTGTAAGTATAGGACATCCTACAACACTTGTTGTATCACTTATATTAGTACCAGTAACGCTTTTATTATCAGTAATCATTCCTGGAAATAGCTTTTTACCTTTTGCAAGTTTAGCAGGACTTCCATTTATGTTTGTTTTAATAGTTCCAGTAACTAAGGGAAATGTATTTAGAACATTTATAGTTGGACTAGTTATTATAATTTGTGGATTATTAATAGGATCAAACTTAGCACCACTATTTACTGAAGCTGCTAAATTAGTTAAATTCGGTATGCCAAAAGGATCTACAGGATCCACTTTAATTTCAAGTATAGACTATGCTTCAAGCCCATTACCTTGGGTAATAATTCAATTCTTGAAATACAAAGTAATAGGTGTGGCTGCAATAGTAGTTTCAACACTTTCACTAATGATATACAATAGAAAAAGAATAGTTAAAGCAAATGTTGAACAATAA
- a CDS encoding PTS sugar transporter subunit IIB: MKKVLIACGAGIATSTVALHKLKAQLEERGLISQVSLSQCTVIELAGKAEDYDLVITTTNFSQKLPVPIVKGLSFITGIGMNKTVEEVISLLDLK; encoded by the coding sequence ATGAAAAAAGTATTAATAGCATGTGGAGCTGGAATTGCAACATCAACAGTAGCATTACATAAACTAAAAGCTCAATTAGAAGAGAGAGGATTAATAAGTCAGGTTTCATTGTCTCAGTGTACAGTAATAGAATTAGCTGGAAAAGCTGAAGATTATGATTTAGTTATCACAACAACTAATTTTTCTCAAAAATTGCCAGTTCCTATTGTAAAAGGATTATCTTTTATAACAGGTATAGGTATGAATAAAACTGTTGAAGAAGTAATATCATTACTTGATTTAAAATAA